The genomic DNA TGGGTCCCGATTTTGTCATGAGTGGATTTTCGTCAAGAAGATGAatcctaattttttgttttgaggaCATGCGAGGTAGAACAGCAATGTAAGGTCTGAAAATGTCACAGATTCGGGCGTAGACGATGCAGACGATTCTGGCCATAAGACTCACGCTTTTGTCGAAGGTTTGGCTCCATAGAGAAACCTCTTTCAAGGTTCGGACTTGCTTTCTTTGCCATGCAATCTTCTGATTGAAAAGATCGAAGTTGGTTTTCTGCGCAACGACGCTCTTGTTCCACGTTTGTAATTTACGCTCTGATACTTCCATTTCTGAAAGGGATTCTAAGGCTGAATACAAGCTCGACGTCGTGGATATGAATTTCTTCATCTTGTATATGACCTTGTCTATCTCTTTGGATTTGTATTGTATCTTCCATAGATCAACCATACCATCTTTCAGATCATTGTAGACGAGATCGAATCGGTTGAGTCCGAAATCCACACATTTCCGGCCCAATCGAGAGACGGCGGAGGCGGCTCTATCGAGCTCTTCAAGCCTCTCAACGCAGGCGAGATTGAGGAGGAAGCCCTCGTCCTTGCAGTTCAAGTAAGAGACGCCCGGAGCCCTCATGACCTCCTTTCGGAGCTTGAAGATCTCATCATCCGACAAAGATTTGTAGAGAGAGAAGAGACGTGACATGGTTTTAGCGGCCTCGAAGGCGAGGATGCCGAGAGTGTTGGGCGGAGGGTCATGGTGGGAAAGACGGCAAACGCTCTTCTTGGTGTCGGAGGTGGCATAACGTTTGAGGGTGGAGGACCCAGGGAAACGCTCCATTGTGGCAACAACCATGGCCAATGTCTCCCTCTCTCTGGCGGTTGATGCGTTCGTTGGGTGACAGTTAGGGTTTTAGGTGGGAGAAATAGGTTGGGTGAATGAGAGGTGGGGGTTGGAGAGGGACACCTTGGGACCTTCTTCATTTGGGATGCGTTTGGACAGTTGGAGTTGCTGAGACGAACGAACGGCGGTGACAGGTCGGTGGTGCCTTTTGGACACAGAGGAAGTGGAGGAGGAGAGAGATATTTGAGTCTACGGTCATGCGGGAGTTACGTTACGTTGCCCTTTGAATTCTTTTTGAGTGAACTGTGGCCCCCGGGTTACAAGTTATGGAAGGAATCATCCCCGCCTCCTCCGCCCTTCCCCATTACCTGCACCATCACTTGTATTACACCACGTCGGCATCAGTTGGAACATTCCCAACCAAATTTCCAACCAACCCCCATTCAGTCCATTCACATGGCCTCATGATTAACGACTTTTAACGACATAACTTTACTTCTATATTTGCTTTTGGTCACCCACGTACTCCCACCAAATTTGTGCGATGCTGTgtgaaaaaatcaatattagacAACAAGAAGAGAGAAATTGGATGAAATTACTCGTTCCGTCGACTTTCTTATCTCTATCAGTGAAGTGAAGGTTTGCAAGTTCAAATGCATTGAATTGACTCCCAGTACCCAATAATGTCTTTTCCTGTTGAGATGATAGTAAAGCAGTTTCACACTGGGAAATGGAGGTGCCCCCTCTATTGACTCTCTCATATTTAGTCACACAGTAAATTGAGTCAGTGTGTTTTTCCAAGCAAATCCAAGAAGGACAAAGGTACGGGAAATTCATTAAAAGAATAGAGTATTAACCTGCCAAAGGTTAAAAGATCCTTTTACAAGAATAACGATCATTCAACTATCATAACCACATCTCAAGACTAATAACAActtaacaaaaattaagaataacaataaaaaaacattcaacCACAAGAAAGACACCAAATATAACATGAAAAAACCTTCTGTAAAAAATCACAAAgaaaatttcttccatttcaatAAATGGGAATACAATAATTAAGTTTTCAGATTTCTTCtccttgaaatttatataaatatctcaatatttGAGGTAGAAATCCATCACTCAGGAAACATGAACATAAGAAATTAGGGAGAAAATATACCACAAGAACTCCCAAGATTGATGAAAGGAACTTATAACTTCACCCTTGAGCCATAGATCTTCCAAAAAACAAACCttgatcttcttcttttttttctcaatgaaaTGCCTTTCTATCAATCAAATGTCTTTCTCTCATCGTAACAAAGTCctaatgctatatatatatatccatattTGGGCTTAGAGaatacccaaatataaaatGGTCTAATATATGGGTTCATGGGTTGGACAAACATAACCCAACAATCTCCCCCTCCAACACATGAGGGAGGAATGTCAATCCATAACTCTATCACATAAAGTTCAAACCTATTGTCCAAATGCACAATTGAAGCTTCTACTTGGGAACAACCTTTATCAACATGTTTGAGGCATTCTTGTTTATGTGAATCTTCTTCAACTTAGTTGCATTTTCTTCAACCATATCTCTCAACCACTTGAACacccatttttgttttttaattatttttttcctttaggaagTTGTACCaacttagtttttatttttctgcaaGAAATCCATTTTATCTTGCATAGCTTCTTGAAAACTCTATGGCTTCCCCTCATCAATTACTAACATGCTCTCTAGTAGACCTCTTAGCATGGGGTATCAAATCTTCCTGCTCCTCATCCTCAACTAGCTCCTGTGCAAGTATGTCACTTACACTATCATCTCTTGGTAGCTCATCAATTTCCTTCTCTTCATTTTTGGGTTGCTCTAATGATAGAGGAATAGGTACCCACTCAATGAAGTCATCACTTGTACCTTTAGATTGATTAGCTCTGTCAAAATCTCCCAAGGTTTGATCCTCTTGGAAGACTACATTTCTACTTCTCACCAATTTTTTCTTAGTTGGATCCCACCATCTGAATTCAAAATCTTCATCACCATACCCAACTAAGACATATGGAATTGTCTTATCATCAAGTTTGGATCTTTGTTATTTGGGAATAAGCACAAAAGTTTTACATCCAAAGACTCTTAAATGGGAATAGGAAACATCTTTTCTTGTCCATGCTTTCTCTAGAACCTCAAAGTCAATGGACTTAATGGAGATCTGTTTATCAAATAGCAAGCAATCTGGGAAGCTTCACCACAAAACACCTTAGGCAACTTTGCAGTCTTCAGCATACACCTAACCCTCTCAATGATGGTACGATTCATCATTTCAACCATACCAGTATGTTGTGGAGTGCCAGGAATTGTTTTCTCATgccttatatcatttttagtgTAGTAAGTTTCAAACTTCCTTGAGGTGTACTCACCTCAATTATCAAACCTACAACACTTCAATTTTCTTCCAATCTCTCTCTCAACCTTGGCATGAAACTGTAGGAAATACTCAATGACTTGATCTTTTGATCTAAGCAAATAAATTCATACCTTCTTGGTAGCATCATCATTAAAAGTGACAAAGTACCCATTTCCTCCAAGTGTTTTCACATTCATGGGGCCACAAACATCATAGTATACCAACTTCAACTTCTTTAACTTCTTCTTAGATCTACTActaaaaaaaaccttatattgTTTTCCAACCAAACAATAATCACAAGAAGACAAGGATTCATTTTTTGCCAAGGGAATTAAGGACTTCCTTGCTAAAACTTGCAATCCTTTCTCACTCATATGCTCCAACCTTTTATGCCACAACTCTAAGGAAGTACCCTTTATAGCATGTAACTCATCATCACAAACTTTCCCTTAGGTCTTGTACAAAGTGCAACATGCTTTTCCTTTTGCAATAACCAATAAGCCtttaatgagcttccatttgcctTTTCCAAAGTGGTTTTCATAACCTTGCTTGTCCAAGGAAAAACCGAACATCAGATTAAGGCGTAAATCTGGAACATGTCTTACATTTTTTAATGTCAACTTGCACTCCATGTTAGTTTTAAAGCAAACATCACTCATCCCTACAATCTTAGAGTCACTAGAGTTTCTCATCTTGACTGTGTCAAAGTCTCTAACTTTATAATCAGAAAACAACTCCAAGTGAGGAGTAGTATGGTAGGAAGTTGCAGTGTCTATAATCCACTCAACTTCTTGCTCATCTACATGCAAACACTCATCTAAAAGCACTAAAACTTCATCACTGTTAAATACAAATGTTGTTGTAttcttgtcattttctttttcctgattttgcttattttgttcatttttccaAATTCGACAATTCCTTTTCataagtccttttccataatgaaaacatttgattttatctCTGGATTAGGACATTCCCTCAAACTTGTCATGACTTTTCTATCCTTTATTCTTGTTTCTTCCTTTACTTTTTGTGATGAGGGCCAATGCATTTTCTATCTCATAAGCCTTCCTTCTTGTCTCTTCATTGAACaaatttcccttcacaagctcaaTAGACAATGCACCATTTAGAATAGAGTTGCTAATAGTCATAACAAAAGTTTCCCAACTATCTGGTAATGAACACAACAATAAAGATGTTTGCATCTCATCATCCATAACCATTTTCATAGCAGCCAATTGATTAACAATGCTCTAAAAAGCATTCAAGTGATCTGTCATTAGTGTTCATTCCTTTAACTTCATATTCACCAACTTttttaacaagaaaattttattcccaacaattttttgttcaaacACCGATTCTAATTTCTTCCAAAGATTATAGACATTTGTTTCTTTTGCCACATGATAATGTGAGGATGTGTCAATCCATTGCCTAATATAGGCAATTGCCTTTTTGTTCATCTTATTCCATTCCAAATCAGAAATATCTTTGGGCCTAGACTCTTCACCTTTAAGACTATCTAACAAATCTTTGATGGTGAGAAAATCTTCAATCATGGACTTCCACATAGcccaatttgaattgttaagTTTTATCATGGAGGTTGGTTCCCTTCTATCTCTATccatttcaagaataaaagtttCACAACCATGCTTTGATACCGGAAGATAATCAAGAGTATTAACCTACCATGGTTAAAAAATTCATCCACAAAAATAACAATCACTCAACAATAATAACCACTTCTCAAGAATAATAACTTAACAAAAATCaagaacaacaataaaaaacatttaaccACAAAAGAGACACCAAATATAATGTGAAAAACCCTCCAAATGGAGGTAAAAAAccacaaagaaaattttttccaCTTCAATACATGGGGATACAATAATTAAGTCCTTAGGTTTCTTCTCCTTGAgaacttatataaatatctcaatACTTGAGGTAAGAATTCATCACCCCAAGaaacatgaataaaaagaaatcatGAGAAAACATATCACAAGAATTCTTTAAAAGATTGTTGAAAGATACTTGTAACTTTACCCTTGAGCCCTAGAATGGTGCCCAGAAAAACAAACCTGAacttctttcattctctcaatcAAACGCCCTTCTCTCAATCAAATGTCTTTCTCTTGTAATACCAAAACCTTAATGGTATTTATATATCCATATTTGGATTTAAGGAatatccaaatataaaatagtttaatataTGAACTCATAGGCTGAGCAAACATAGGCTAACACTTCTCATCCTTTTGCCCGCTCTTACCTCCGTGAATGGCaccaattttttcataaatacaATGAATGAATCGCGTATAGAAGGAAAATCTCTTTTAGATCCCAGAAAATTCTAGCTTATGGAGTAGTGTGAGAGCAACCCACCTAGAAACTAGTAAAGGTTTCAAACAGTGTAACGACATTGATGTGGAAAAGCAGATGCCACAACTACGAAGTCTTGCTGGACTTAGATTTTTCTTTGCAATTTGGCTGCTTAGTTGTAACTTGTAAgcaatttttctgttttttcacTCAAAAAGTAATTCAATCATGAGTCCTAATTTTGGCATATTTCACAAGCGACGTCTCATACCTGACATGACAAATTTAAGCCAGCCGGTTATTTCAATAAACAAACACGAGAATTTTTTTGGCGCGTAACATCTTTGATCCTACTGATATCTGCACATATTGCTAACCGTTGAAGACAATACTCATACGGCttataaaaatctaaattatttaatactaCCTTCTTGTTTAGGTACTATTTAATGATATGTTTGGCTTAGTGGAGGATGAAGAGTATGTGGCAGAGCTTACCAAGTTTGAAATAGTGCTGCGTAGGCACATGTTGTATGTCTGTTTCTCAATCAGACGCACATCAAAAAATCATTCTTTGTCCTTGTTTTCATTGGCGTTTGGGGCTTATGGGCTCCGCAATGAAACTAGTCATGGGTTTgatttggatttaaaaataaattgatttgaCAGGTGATGGATATAGAAGTTTaaaactctttctttctttcttgaaactcaataaaaaaaatcatttaccaAACCCACGTTACACATATCCCAGATAAATCAATTGCTCATAcaagaattttgattttaataaaaataaataaatatgacataTTTAAGGGGTTTTGAGTTACTCAATATACCAAGTAGATAATATCGGTTGCGGGTGTGAGAAGAGGCCAGAGAAGATTATGCTTAAGATTGCCTAATCAGATTTTTTTGAATATAGAAATGTTGGCTCCCTCGTATGTGAGGGAGTGGGCCCCATATTTTTGGGCGCAAGtcaattacaataaaaaaaaaacgaagagaagagaagagaaaaagaaaaaacacatctTATTACTCAGATTTCATCAAAGTGTCAATCTTACTTCATCTGTGGTCCGATCAAGTCGAAATTTGGAGGAGAAGTTCGAAACTTGAGTAGCTACAATCTGAATGGTAGAGATTAGGAACAGGTGTTAGTGCCTATGAACAATAATGACGTGTTTTTGGGTATTCTTTATccaaatttctttgtttttttgccAAGAGAGATTATATAATCCAATGCTATATGTGCTCTTAATGTATTTGGCAGTCTCTAGAGATTATTTTAGAGAAGACATATGTAACTCATTATTAttgatagtggaagtttgaaCTGAATTAGGTTTTGTGGTTTTTCCCTTCGGATTTAGGGATTTTTCTCGTG from Vitis riparia cultivar Riparia Gloire de Montpellier isolate 1030 chromosome 8, EGFV_Vit.rip_1.0, whole genome shotgun sequence includes the following:
- the LOC117921058 gene encoding uncharacterized protein LOC117921058 — protein: MVVATMERFPGSSTLKRYATSDTKKSVCRLSHHDPPPNTLGILAFEAAKTMSRLFSLYKSLSDDEIFKLRKEVMRAPGVSYLNCKDEGFLLNLACVERLEELDRAASAVSRLGRKCVDFGLNRFDLVYNDLKDGMVDLWKIQYKSKEIDKVIYKMKKFISTTSSLYSALESLSEMEVSERKLQTWNKSVVAQKTNFDLFNQKIAWQRKQVRTLKEVSLWSQTFDKSVSLMARIVCIVYARICDIFRPYIAVLPRMSSKQKIRIHLLDENPLMTKSGPIPKTLQSGVVHFYNRESKLYFADQISFGIGLKQNGYFDFDEIGRKKSVLQGAPPSTLGGSGLALRYANIIILAERYLHAPNIAEGAREDLYHMLPDSLKVSVEAKLKRGWQLREEDEPLAEGWSEAVKEILRWLAPMAHDTLKWQTDRNLEKQKFEGKSTVLLLQTLYYSDREKTEAAIAEVLVGLSCIYQYRTSVGERYR